A stretch of the Takifugu flavidus isolate HTHZ2018 chromosome 1, ASM371156v2, whole genome shotgun sequence genome encodes the following:
- the slc10a2 gene encoding ileal sodium/bile acid cotransporter, whose product MATSAVLLECDALATVCSGPNCLVPPDNFNQVLSLAMSTTLTIMLAMVMFSMGCTVDAAKLWGHVKRPWGIFIGFLCQFGIMPFTAFALALAFQVIPVQAVVIIIMGCCPGGTGSNIICYWLDGDMDLSISMTACSSILALGMMPLCLLIYTPLWTSAGTIKIPYDSIGITLVALLVPITLGIYVKRRWPEKAKKILKVGSIAGFGLIIILAVVGGVLYQSSWVISPSLWIIGTIYPFIGFGLGFMLARITGQPWYRCRTIALETGFQNSQLCSTIIQLSFSFEDLELMFAFPLIYSIFQLVVAIVFVGGYQGYKRHCRRGAAEDNGDALSLEDNSEKVKDIAVENGVFEYDDGSTAEEKKKDKFSSHL is encoded by the exons ATGGCCACATCTGCAGTGCTCCTGGAGTGCGACGCTCTCGCAACCGTCTGTTCGGGGCCGAACTGCCTGGTTCCTCCGGATAACTTCAACCAGGTCCTGAGCCTGGCGATGAGCACCACCCTCACCATAATGCTGGCGATGGTCATGTTTTCCATGGGCTGCACCGTGGACGCCGCGAAGCTGTGGGGTCACGTCAAAAGGCCCTGGGGCATCTTCATTGGCTTCCTCTGCCAGTTTGGCATCATGCCCTTCACAGCGTTCGCCTTGGCCTTGGCCTTCCAGGTCATACCTGTGCAGGCAGTTGTCATCATCATTATGGGCTGCTGTCCTGGAGGCACTGGTTCCAACATCATCTGCTACTGGTTGGATGGCGATATGGATCTGAG TATCAGCATGACAGCCTGCTCCTCCATCCTGGCCCTGGGGATGATGCCTCTCTGTCTACTCATTTATACCCCCCTGTGGACGTCCGCGGGCACCATCAAAATCCCGTATGACAGCATTG GCATCACCCTCGTGGCCCTTCTCGTTCCAATCACTCTGGGGATATACGTGAAACGTAGGTGGCCGGAAAAAGCCAAAAAGATCCTCAAG GTGGGGTCCATTGCAGGCTTCGGTCTCATCATCATCTTAGCCGTGGTCGGGGGGGTTCTTTACCAGTCCTCCTGGgtcatctctccctctttgtgGATTATTGGAACCATTTATCCCTTCATTGGTTTTGGCCTTGGGTTCATGTTGGCACGCATCACGGGGCAACCCTGGTACAG ATGCCGAACCATCGCCCTGGAGACGGGCTTCCAGAACTCTCAGCTGTGCAGCACCATCATCCAGTTGTCCTTCAGCTTTGAAGATCTGGAGCTCATGTTTGCCTTCCCGCTCATCTACAGCATCTTCCAGCTGGTGGTAGCTATTGTTTTTGTGGGAG GCTACCAGGGCTACAAACGACATTGTCGCCGCGGTGCAGCCGAGGATAACGGTGACGCTCTGTCCCTGGAGGATAATTCAGAGAAAGTGAAGGACATTGCTGtggaaaatggtgtttttgagTACGATGACGGCAGCACcgctgaagagaagaagaaagacaagttCAGCAGCCACTTATGA
- the si:dkey-3d4.3 gene encoding kelch domain-containing protein 3, which produces MNQNGPSLWTQLPQSSRAPRDRYKHACCSSDGHVYVLGGRDSSCLRDLWRYSVVCNEWTELNCRGEAAPEELEEHSMVAHEGFLYVFGGLLDSAYSNSRYPLWLFDIAKQKWMNCRGKSGSTQTPSNRKGHSSVVVGSAMLVYGGFVDLKGSSQDFWSLDFDSMAWSLLSDPQHGSAGPGCRHGHSAVAHQSCMYLFGGLKGLREQRDFWKWNSTSCTWTSLRNKSGPSRLTGHSAVAYRDGMLLFGGGESQHSPSSCLWRYSFTSLTWTQVATLPGSSPPKKIHHSCIGLGPSYKSNSHSSSSGSGIQTRLLESRMRPFKNKCFPAPLSFLGSDGAIELETFSQDQCYDTKLRASELIKNGTQQLGNCLTFENKAFGKKSSDDEEDGDAALHLPDLLLVLGGRPCSSHGPISVWQMTLTDS; this is translated from the exons ATGAATCAGAACGGTCCATCTCTGTGGACTCAGCTCCCTCAGAGCAGCCGGGCGCCACGTGACCGCTACAAGCAcgcctgctgcagctccgaTGGACACGTCTATGTCCTGGGAGGGAGAGACAGCAGCTGTCTGAGGGATCTCTGGAGGTACAGCGTTG TCTGCAACGAGTGGACAGAACTGAACTGCAGGGGTGAGGCTgcaccagaggagctggaggaacatTCTATGGTGGCTCATGAG GGTTTTCTCTATGTGTTTGGCGGCTTGTTGGATTCCGCATACTCAAACAGCCGATATCCCCTCTGGCTGTTTGACATAG CAAAGCAGAAGTGGATGAACTGCAGAGGAAAGTCAGGATCCACTCAG ACGCCCTCCAACAGGAAAGGCCACAGCTCCGTGGTTGTCGGCTCTGCCATGCTGGTGTACGGCGGTTTTGTTGACCTGAAAGGATCCTCGCAGGACTTTTGGAGCTTAGACTTTG ACTCGATGGCGTGGTCCCTCCTGAGTGACCCTCAGCACGGCTCGGCGGGTCCCGGCTGCAGACACGGTCACTCGGCCGTCGCTCACCAGAGCTGCATGTACCTGTTCGGGGGGTTGAAAGGTCTGCGGGAGCAGAGAGACTTCTGGAAGTGGAATTCCACCAGCTGCACATGGACGTCACTCAGAAACAA GTCCGGCCCGTCCAGGCTCACGGGCCACTCAGCTGTGGCCTACAGAGACGGCATGCTGCTGTTTGGAGGAGGGGAGAGCCAGCACTCCCCCAGCAGCTGCCTGTGGCGCTACAGTTTCACCTCTCTGACGTGGACGCAGGTGGCCACTCTGCCAGGCTCCAGTCCCCCAAAGAAGATCCACCACAGCTGCATTGGGCTGGGCCCCAGTTACAAGAGCAAcagccacagctccagctccggCTCAGGGATTCAGACCAGGCTGCTGGAGTCTAGAATGAGGCCGTTCAAGAACAAGTGTTTCCCAGCCCCGCTCTCTTTCCTCGGATCAGATGGAGCCATCGAGCTGGAGACGTTCAGCCAGGACCAGTGTTACGACACCAAACTGCGAGCCTCAGAACTGATCAAGAATGGGACACAGCAGCTTGGAAACTGTCTGACGTTTGAGAACAAGGCCTTCGGGAAGAAGAgctcagatgatgaagaggatggagatgCAGCCCTGCATCTGCCTGATCTGCTGTTGGTGCTGGGAGGAAGACCCTGTTCCAGTCACGGCCCAATTTCTGTGTGGCAGATGACTCTGACAGACTCCTGA
- the inhbb gene encoding inhibin beta B chain, producing the protein MSVRNLLVSCLVACVLCVRCISATGADPQSTAQESCASCGHRAPDQSERMNIDFVEAVKRHILSRLQMQDRPNITHSVPKAAMVTALRRLHAGKVREDGRVEIPSFEGQAAYSNEVQAETSEIISFAESDEHSNSKPGLYFLISNEGNQNLYVSQASLWLFFRVLPAGPEKGLRRKVTVKIHYQEAGAASTEGGPGGGGGGGPGRWALVEKRVDLKRSGWHTFPLSEAVRAVFGKGSRRQDLEVHCEGCETAGVVPVLVDPGDPSHRPFLVVRARQVDGKHRIRKRGLECDGTSGGLCCRQQFYIDFRLIGWNDWIIAPAGYYGNYCEGSCPAYMPGVPGSASSFHTAVVNQYRLRGMSPGSVNSCCIPTKLSTMSMLYFDDEYNIVKRDVPNMIVEECGCA; encoded by the exons ATGAGCGTACGCAATCTCCTCGTGTCCTGCTTAGTTGCGTGCGTTTTGTGCGTGCGCTGCATTTCGGCGACCGGCGCGGACCCGCAGAGCACGGCCCAGGAGTCGTGCGCTTCCTGCGGCCACAGAGCGCCGGATCAGTCAGAGCGGATGAACATCGACTTCGTGGAGGCGGTGAAGAGGCACATACTGAGCCGGCTGCAGATGCAGGACAGGCCGAACATCACGCACTCCGTGCCCAAGGCTGCGATGGTGACCGCGCTCAGGAGGCTGCACGCCGGCAAAGTTCGGGAGGACGGGCGGGTGGAGATCCCCAGCTTCGAGGGGCAGGCTGCCTACAGCAACGAGGTCCAAGCCGAGACCTCGGAGATCATCAGCTTCGCCGAATCAG ATGAACATTCAAACTCCAAGCCTGGCCTCTACTTCCTCATCTCCAACGAGGGAAACCAGAACCTGTATGTGTCCCAGGCGAGCCTCTGGCTTTTCTTCCGTGTGCTGCCTGCCGGCCCTGAAAAGGGTCTGAGGAGGAAAGTGACTGTCAAGATCCATTaccaggaagcaggagctgCCAGCACAGAGGGAGGAccgggaggtggtggtggaggaggcccCGGCCGCTGGGCTCTGGTGGAAAAGCGCGTAGATCTCAAACGCAGCGGATGGCACACTTTCCCTCTGTCAGAGGCAGTGCGAGCTGTTTTCGGGAAAGGAAGTCGGCGGCAGGACTTGGAAGTGCACTGTGAGGGCTGCGAGACGGCCGGCGTGGTCCCGGTGCTGGTGGACCCAGGAGACCCTTCCCACCGGCCCTTCCTGGTGGTACGTGCTCGTCAGGTAGATGGAAAGCACCGCATCCGAAAGCGAGGGCTCGAATGCGATGGCACGAGTGGTGGCCTGTGTTGTCGGCAGCAGTTTTACATTGACTTCCGTCTCATTGGCTGGAACGACTGGATCATCGCACCAGCCGGCTACTACGGCAACTACTGCGAGGGAAGCTGTCCAGCGTACATGCCAGGCGTGCCGGGCTCAGCTTCCTCCTTTCACACGGCGGTAGTCAACCAGTACCGCTTGAGAGGGATGAGTCCAGGCTCGGTAAACTCCTGCTGCATTCCAACCAAGCTCAGTACAATGTCCATGCTCTACTTCGACGATGAATACAACATCGTAAAGAGGGACGTACCCAACATGATTGTGGAGGAGTGCGGCTGTGCTTGA